A part of Streptomyces sp. NBC_01497 genomic DNA contains:
- a CDS encoding TetR/AcrR family transcriptional regulator, with protein sequence MSSDTTVTGGTGTAVPPDAMAGRRPGGRSARVRASVHAAVVELLADEGGEPLTIPLVAARAGVHATTLYRRWGSVADLLGDVASSRFSGANGEIVVPDTGNLRDDLRQWASDVATDLADPDVLTLMRATIGSGESGGCVCRGDRMDQLQAILDRERERGGEAPDAEHASDILLAPLYYRALFTETPGTPAWAASLVGNLA encoded by the coding sequence ATGTCCAGTGATACGACCGTTACCGGTGGGACGGGTACGGCTGTCCCCCCGGACGCCATGGCCGGACGGCGCCCCGGTGGCAGATCGGCACGGGTGCGCGCGTCCGTGCACGCCGCGGTGGTGGAACTCCTCGCCGACGAGGGCGGAGAGCCGCTGACCATCCCCCTGGTGGCCGCGCGCGCCGGCGTGCACGCCACCACGCTGTACCGGCGGTGGGGGTCCGTGGCCGACCTGCTGGGCGATGTGGCCTCCAGCAGGTTCAGTGGCGCGAACGGCGAGATCGTCGTCCCCGACACCGGGAACCTGCGCGACGACCTACGGCAGTGGGCCTCCGACGTGGCCACCGACCTCGCCGACCCGGACGTCCTGACGCTGATGCGCGCCACCATCGGCTCGGGGGAGTCGGGCGGCTGCGTGTGCCGGGGCGACCGGATGGACCAGCTGCAGGCCATCCTCGACCGGGAGCGCGAGCGCGGTGGGGAAGCGCCGGACGCGGAGCACGCGTCGGACATCCTGCTCGCCCCCCTGTACTACCGCGCGCTGTTCACCGAGACCCCGGGCACACCCGCGTGGGCCGCTTCGCTCGTCGGCAACCTGGCCTGA
- a CDS encoding SgcJ/EcaC family oxidoreductase has product MSNPMHDVLADWKAAFDGHRIDDMADLFTPDALFQGFDPDVKVGRDAVRAYYAAVPDDRAADVTVLAAYTIGEETVGGFADVVFRDPAGWRASVHLSLVLRREAGSWRIRQYHVSRTGAED; this is encoded by the coding sequence ATGAGCAATCCGATGCACGACGTCCTGGCGGACTGGAAGGCCGCCTTCGACGGCCACCGGATCGACGACATGGCCGATCTGTTCACCCCGGACGCCCTGTTCCAGGGCTTCGACCCCGACGTCAAGGTGGGCAGGGACGCGGTACGCGCGTACTACGCCGCCGTTCCGGACGACCGTGCCGCCGACGTCACCGTGCTGGCCGCCTACACCATCGGTGAGGAGACCGTTGGAGGATTCGCCGACGTCGTCTTCCGGGATCCCGCAGGCTGGCGGGCGTCCGTCCACCTGTCCCTCGTACTCCGGCGGGAAGCGGGCTCGTGGCGGATCCGCCAGTACCACGTGTCCCGGACCGGCGCCGAGGACTGA
- a CDS encoding flavin-containing monooxygenase yields MSAPHASSPDSPRPGLGPDPVPRDPHYPDLDPEALRARYRAERDRRIRPEGSGQYRRTEGEFGYYADDPYAERTAPREPLDDRVDVVVVGGGFGGLLAGARLRQAGVESIRVIDKASDFGGTWYWNRYPGIHCDIESYIYMPLLEEVGYLPKWKYAPGEEIRQHARAIGHHFGLYRDACFQTRVTELRWDDEAWEWLVATDRGDRIRARHVVISSGTLSQAKLPGIPGIETFTGHTFHTSRWDYAYTGGSADGDLRGLTGKRVALVGTGATAIQCVPHLGADAGHLYVFQRTPSSVDVRGNHPTDPALAASLTPGWQRRRRDNFLRLVTGGRVDEDLVSDGWTSTARLQQKLVPSDAYTDVPREERERLYELADFQKMNEIRSRVESVVEDPATAAALTPWYRYMCKRPTFSDSYLQTFNRPNVSLVDTADSHGVERITEDSVVVGGTEYPVDCIIFATGFEVGVSGILSGRLPVYGRDGVSLAEAWRDGPKTLHGFYSHGFPNLFQLGPLQNASAVNYVHILDEQAVHVAEVVREARKRGARYVEPTEAAESAWVAAIRAKAPDLYAFQAECTPGYYNNEGRPRERRESFSDGPVAFHALLERWREDGGMSEVVIGAE; encoded by the coding sequence ATGTCCGCCCCCCACGCTTCGTCCCCCGACTCCCCGCGCCCGGGCCTGGGCCCGGACCCGGTTCCGCGGGATCCGCACTACCCGGACCTCGACCCGGAGGCTCTGCGCGCCCGCTACCGCGCGGAGCGCGACCGCCGGATCCGCCCGGAGGGAAGTGGCCAGTACCGGCGCACGGAGGGGGAGTTCGGCTACTACGCCGACGACCCGTACGCGGAGCGGACGGCACCGCGGGAACCACTGGACGACCGCGTCGACGTGGTGGTCGTCGGCGGCGGCTTCGGCGGTCTGCTCGCCGGAGCGCGGCTGCGCCAGGCCGGTGTGGAGTCGATCCGGGTGATCGACAAGGCGAGCGACTTCGGCGGGACCTGGTACTGGAACCGGTACCCGGGGATCCACTGCGACATCGAGTCGTACATCTACATGCCCCTGCTGGAGGAGGTCGGTTACCTCCCGAAGTGGAAGTACGCGCCGGGCGAGGAGATACGGCAGCACGCCCGCGCCATCGGACACCACTTCGGCCTCTACCGCGACGCCTGCTTCCAGACCCGGGTGACGGAACTGCGGTGGGACGACGAGGCGTGGGAATGGCTCGTCGCCACGGACCGGGGAGACCGCATTCGCGCACGCCATGTGGTCATCTCCAGTGGGACCCTGAGTCAGGCCAAACTCCCCGGCATCCCCGGGATCGAGACCTTCACGGGTCACACGTTCCACACCAGCCGCTGGGACTACGCGTACACCGGCGGCAGTGCGGACGGGGACCTCCGCGGGCTCACCGGCAAGCGGGTGGCGCTCGTCGGAACCGGTGCGACAGCGATCCAGTGTGTCCCGCACCTCGGCGCGGACGCCGGGCACCTCTACGTCTTCCAGCGGACCCCGTCCTCGGTCGACGTGCGCGGCAACCACCCGACCGACCCCGCGCTCGCCGCGTCGCTGACCCCCGGCTGGCAGCGGCGTCGCCGGGACAACTTCCTCAGGCTCGTCACCGGCGGCCGGGTGGACGAGGACCTGGTGTCCGACGGCTGGACCAGCACCGCACGGCTGCAGCAGAAGCTCGTCCCGAGCGACGCGTACACGGACGTGCCGCGGGAGGAGCGCGAACGCCTCTACGAACTCGCCGACTTCCAGAAGATGAACGAGATCCGCTCCCGCGTCGAGAGCGTCGTCGAGGACCCGGCGACGGCCGCGGCACTCACACCGTGGTACCGCTACATGTGCAAGCGGCCGACGTTCAGCGACTCCTATCTCCAGACGTTCAACCGGCCCAACGTGAGCCTCGTCGACACGGCCGACAGCCACGGCGTCGAGCGGATCACCGAGGACTCCGTCGTCGTCGGAGGCACCGAGTACCCGGTCGACTGCATCATCTTCGCGACCGGTTTCGAGGTCGGTGTGTCGGGGATCCTCTCGGGGCGGCTGCCCGTGTACGGCCGGGACGGCGTGAGCCTCGCCGAGGCGTGGCGCGACGGGCCAAAGACCCTGCACGGCTTCTACAGCCACGGCTTTCCGAACCTCTTCCAGCTCGGCCCGCTGCAGAACGCCAGCGCCGTCAACTACGTGCACATCCTCGACGAACAGGCCGTCCACGTCGCCGAGGTCGTCCGGGAGGCCCGTAAGCGCGGGGCCCGTTACGTAGAACCGACCGAGGCTGCCGAGTCCGCCTGGGTGGCCGCGATCCGCGCGAAGGCGCCGGACCTGTACGCCTTCCAGGCCGAGTGCACTCCCGGCTACTACAACAACGAGGGCCGGCCCAGGGAGCGGCGGGAGTCCTTCAGCGACGGCCCGGTCGCCTTCCACGCCCTGCTCGAACGCTGGCGCGAGGACGGGGGCATGAGCGAGGTGGTGATCGGCGCCGAGTGA
- a CDS encoding NAD(P)-dependent oxidoreductase: MPSHIALVGIGRMGTPLCGRFVRAGHRVTAFDLRPERQEAVRASGADWALSAAEAAAGADVLITVLPGPADAGEALTDAVFAALAAGAVWIDMTSNTPEAAAVPRARALAHGVDVLEAPMGGGPADAEHGLLRLFVGGDAEVRDRCLPLLESVTTRDRISHLGGPGTGYLAKLLVNLLWFGQAAASAEALLLGSRAGIDPGVLRDALAGSAAGSDFIRRDLSSLFAGDYLRSYGLGRIHDQLEAVTDAARDLGTPHELADAVLRLHRRALERFGPVDGELLAVALLEEAAGITLRA, from the coding sequence ATGCCCTCACATATCGCCCTGGTCGGAATCGGCCGCATGGGAACTCCCCTGTGCGGACGCTTCGTACGCGCCGGTCACCGCGTGACCGCCTTCGATCTGCGCCCCGAACGGCAGGAGGCCGTCCGCGCCTCGGGCGCCGACTGGGCGCTGTCCGCGGCCGAGGCCGCGGCGGGCGCGGACGTACTGATCACGGTGCTCCCCGGACCGGCCGATGCCGGGGAGGCCCTCACCGACGCCGTGTTCGCGGCCCTGGCCGCCGGGGCGGTGTGGATCGACATGACGAGCAACACGCCTGAGGCGGCTGCCGTGCCGCGCGCCCGGGCCCTCGCGCACGGTGTCGATGTCCTTGAGGCGCCCATGGGCGGCGGCCCCGCCGACGCCGAGCACGGCCTGCTCCGCCTGTTCGTGGGCGGTGACGCCGAAGTGCGGGACCGGTGCCTGCCGTTGCTGGAGTCCGTGACGACCCGGGACCGGATCAGCCACCTCGGCGGTCCTGGCACCGGCTACCTGGCGAAACTCCTCGTCAACCTGCTCTGGTTCGGCCAGGCCGCGGCGAGCGCCGAGGCGCTTTTGCTGGGGAGCAGGGCGGGCATCGATCCGGGGGTGCTGCGCGACGCCCTGGCCGGCAGCGCGGCGGGCAGTGACTTCATCCGCCGGGACCTGTCGTCGCTCTTCGCCGGGGACTACCTGCGTTCGTACGGGCTCGGCCGCATACACGACCAACTGGAGGCCGTCACCGACGCGGCCCGCGACCTCGGCACACCGCACGAGTTGGCCGACGCGGTTCTGCGTCTGCACCGGCGGGCCCTGGAGCGCTTCGGGCCCGTGGACGGCGAACTCCTGGCCGTGGCCCTGCTGGAGGAAGCGGCGGGCATCACCCTGCGGGCCTGA
- a CDS encoding MFS transporter: MSTSPPTSGPEQTHTRRHTVFFGVTSAVVALFMAASSAPSPLYVVYQHMWGFSPTILTVIFAIYVLGLLGSLLVVGRLSDHVGRRPVLAGAILLEGLSLVLFLLAGDTASLSVARLLQGIATGAAISVLGAALVDLAPPHAKHRAGAVNSVAPTGGLALGAVGCGALVQFGPAPTHLVYVVLLAGMAVSGLAVLLMPETVARRHGALGSLTPKAKIPGHLRADLAPVIPVLIAGWALGGLYFSLGPSVAAGVFGLSNHLIGGIVIALLCGVAAITSFLLRPVPAPRLLLPAATALGIGTILTLAGVHSGHVAFAFAGTVVAGAGFGAGALAGFGTVARIAMPHERSALIAVVYVISYLAFSIPAVVAGFADTHYGLRPTTEVYTLVVLGLTVLALVLRVAIARSKPPIPAPVATSVPQGTQETEETSASGGRGTTQSVRAS, translated from the coding sequence TTGTCCACGAGCCCGCCGACCTCCGGGCCGGAGCAGACGCACACGCGCCGCCACACCGTCTTCTTCGGCGTCACCAGCGCCGTGGTCGCCCTCTTCATGGCCGCCTCCAGCGCGCCCTCCCCGCTGTACGTCGTCTACCAGCACATGTGGGGCTTCTCCCCCACGATCCTCACCGTCATCTTCGCCATCTACGTCCTCGGGCTCCTGGGCTCCCTGCTGGTCGTGGGCCGCCTCTCCGACCATGTCGGACGCCGTCCGGTCCTCGCCGGGGCGATCCTTCTGGAGGGCCTCTCCCTCGTCCTGTTCCTGCTCGCCGGCGACACCGCCTCCCTGTCCGTGGCACGACTCCTCCAGGGCATCGCGACCGGAGCCGCGATCTCGGTCCTCGGCGCCGCGCTCGTCGACCTCGCACCGCCGCACGCCAAGCACCGGGCGGGCGCCGTCAACTCCGTGGCCCCGACCGGCGGACTCGCCCTCGGCGCGGTCGGCTGCGGAGCCCTCGTGCAGTTCGGCCCCGCCCCCACGCACCTCGTCTACGTCGTCCTGCTCGCCGGCATGGCCGTCTCCGGACTGGCCGTCCTGCTCATGCCCGAGACCGTGGCCCGCAGGCACGGCGCACTGGGATCGCTCACCCCCAAGGCCAAGATCCCGGGGCACCTGCGCGCCGACCTCGCGCCCGTCATACCCGTCCTCATCGCCGGCTGGGCCCTCGGCGGCCTCTACTTCTCCCTCGGCCCCTCGGTCGCGGCGGGCGTGTTCGGCCTGAGCAACCATCTCATCGGCGGCATCGTGATCGCCCTGCTCTGCGGCGTCGCCGCGATCACCTCGTTCCTGCTGCGGCCCGTACCGGCACCGCGCCTCCTCCTGCCCGCCGCGACAGCCCTCGGCATCGGCACGATCCTGACGCTCGCCGGGGTCCACAGCGGACACGTGGCCTTCGCCTTCGCCGGCACCGTCGTCGCCGGCGCCGGATTCGGCGCCGGTGCGCTCGCCGGGTTCGGCACGGTCGCCCGTATCGCCATGCCGCACGAGCGCAGCGCCCTCATCGCCGTCGTCTACGTCATCTCGTACCTGGCCTTCAGCATCCCCGCCGTCGTCGCGGGCTTCGCCGACACCCACTACGGACTGCGGCCGACGACGGAGGTGTACACGCTCGTCGTGCTGGGCCTGACCGTGCTCGCCCTCGTCCTGCGCGTCGCCATCGCACGGTCGAAGCCCCCGATCCCGGCGCCCGTTGCCACGAGCGTGCCGCAAGGGACGCAAGAGACGGAAGAGACGTCAGCGTCGGGCGGACGCGGGACCACTCAATCCGTACGCGCCTCGTGA
- a CDS encoding TetR/AcrR family transcriptional regulator: MTTGLRERKKAATRQALHAAAVDLAMRHGVENLTVEAIADAATVSRRTFSNYFASKEQALLHGDRSRTVRLVELLRARPEQESLMTALIGAAEAYSAEYDAEPSLEQSYRALRLHPALLPELVATYAAGEQELAAVIERRLPAEPDNPLRAWVLAATFLACLRVVGQAALENGAEQNMVDLVRQALAITREGFR; encoded by the coding sequence ATGACAACCGGCCTGCGCGAACGCAAGAAGGCGGCGACCCGCCAGGCGCTGCACGCCGCCGCCGTGGACCTGGCGATGCGGCACGGCGTCGAGAACCTCACGGTCGAGGCCATCGCCGACGCCGCCACCGTGTCCCGGCGCACCTTCTCCAACTACTTCGCCAGCAAGGAGCAGGCACTGCTGCACGGCGACAGGTCACGCACGGTCCGCCTCGTCGAACTCCTCCGTGCCCGCCCCGAGCAGGAGAGCCTGATGACCGCGCTCATCGGGGCGGCGGAGGCCTACTCGGCCGAGTACGACGCCGAGCCTTCGCTGGAGCAGTCCTACCGGGCCCTGCGCCTCCACCCCGCACTGCTCCCCGAGCTGGTCGCCACCTACGCGGCCGGCGAACAGGAACTCGCCGCCGTCATCGAGCGGCGCCTGCCCGCGGAGCCGGACAACCCGCTGCGCGCCTGGGTCCTCGCCGCGACCTTCCTCGCGTGCCTGCGCGTCGTGGGGCAGGCGGCCCTGGAGAACGGCGCCGAGCAGAACATGGTGGACCTCGTCCGCCAGGCCCTCGCCATCACGCGTGAGGGCTTTCGCTGA
- a CDS encoding GlxA family transcriptional regulator, whose protein sequence is MPPRVACSPVSASRPHRVAVLVLEGAKPLDVGIPAQVFTTRASMPYEVRVCGAAPGLVTGGDGLSYHVAHGLDALGWADIVFIPGYRHPDRDDPPTAVTDALIAAHAGGARLAAISTGAFALAATGLLDGKRATTHWHYTRALAAKHPLVKVDENVLFVDEGSVLTSAGAASGIDLCLHILRGDLGVAASNHAARRLVAAPYRSGGQAQYVPRSVPEQLGERFAGTREWALHRLGEPLSLQLLARHAAVAPRTFSRRFVEDTGYTPMQWVMRARIDVARELLERSGRSVEQIAGDVGLGTGANLRLHFQRILGTTPSEYRRTFASGE, encoded by the coding sequence ATGCCGCCCCGTGTAGCGTGTTCCCCCGTGTCAGCCTCCCGCCCGCACCGTGTCGCCGTACTCGTGCTTGAGGGCGCGAAGCCGCTCGATGTCGGCATCCCCGCACAGGTGTTCACGACGCGCGCGAGCATGCCGTACGAGGTGCGGGTCTGCGGCGCGGCACCCGGTCTCGTGACCGGCGGTGACGGCCTGTCGTACCACGTCGCCCACGGACTCGACGCGCTCGGATGGGCCGACATCGTCTTCATCCCCGGCTACCGCCACCCGGACCGCGACGATCCGCCCACGGCCGTCACCGACGCGCTGATCGCGGCCCACGCCGGGGGCGCCCGGCTCGCCGCCATCTCGACCGGCGCCTTCGCGCTCGCCGCCACCGGGCTGCTCGACGGCAAGCGCGCCACGACGCACTGGCACTACACGCGGGCGCTCGCGGCGAAGCATCCGCTCGTCAAGGTCGACGAGAACGTCCTCTTCGTCGACGAGGGCAGTGTGCTGACGTCGGCCGGCGCCGCGTCCGGAATCGACCTGTGCCTGCACATCCTGCGCGGCGACCTCGGGGTGGCCGCGTCGAACCACGCGGCCCGGCGCCTGGTGGCCGCTCCCTACCGCAGTGGCGGTCAGGCGCAGTACGTGCCGCGCAGCGTGCCGGAACAACTCGGTGAGCGGTTCGCCGGCACCCGCGAGTGGGCGCTGCACCGGCTCGGCGAGCCCCTGAGCCTCCAGCTGCTGGCCCGGCACGCGGCGGTGGCGCCGCGCACGTTCTCACGGCGCTTCGTCGAGGACACCGGGTACACGCCGATGCAGTGGGTGATGCGCGCGCGTATCGACGTGGCCCGTGAACTGCTGGAGCGTTCGGGCCGCAGCGTCGAGCAGATCGCCGGGGACGTCGGCCTCGGCACGGGTGCGAACCTGCGGCTGCACTTCCAGCGGATCCTCGGCACCACGCCGAGCGAGTACCGGCGCACGTTCGCCAGCGGCGAGTAG
- a CDS encoding S8 family peptidase — MAGISLSAMGTGGAFAAPLAPAVDGAGAGGPVIVILADQHANLTLKAQGASRTSATRSDQRSIVSDIKANGGTGVRQLVSVNAVAAHLSAAEVARLRANPAVTEVLPDASITVDPGSSTARAKPAKLNPALCPANPKKPFTEPEALSVVHASSDDPKDRSEGNDIATGKGVIVANDGINDLAGNPNFIRKDGTPVVLNAPDPAADDSDGEYYGDASSIAGQGTVVYDYSKELPFSGLPKGCTFTIKGVAPDASLVDTSVIDTPPSGADGAVEQPESAVIAGIDHAVVTEHADIISESYGFTPRPGRYAAFYAANDAAIAAGVTVVVSSGDSGDSGTVSSPATDPLAIAVGATNTLRLNAQATGFTKWTNNDITPLSSGGTAPNNRVVDLAAPGYGGEAACNPNGSDCPTNTQTEAFGGTSQSCPIVAGAAADVIQAYADTHHGAKPAPALVKQILTSTATDIGAPSDQQGSGLLNVDAAVKAAQQEPGTTLSHQGKQAGSEGLVVSSPTQLDITHNAGVSAQSVTLFNTSGKDTEVNAAYRSLSRAQQIGRTVTEPVSAPDPALPVPAQGAQAAKPITFEVPKGLDRLDADMIIPDPTNSTVLAYTLIDPKGRLTQISYDYGTASTRAGRLGTVSNIQHVEVTAPVAGKWRAEIRWANGRAHLQEPPIVPGTYTGTVSFRTTGQHYVTAPAAHRVRIKAHSSATVPLRVSLPTAPGDHPESVQFVADNGARTSVPVARRTLIPSAGGAFDTTITSTVGRQVGQISTYNLDVPAGKTDLDVSFRTPDASADNPMTFWLLDPNGTVVQQVAAAATTDASGHTTATANLVAPTPAAGRWEIDVELNLTTSGKEFTQVVKGVAGYDHAPAAASGPQG; from the coding sequence GTGGCCGGCATATCCCTCTCCGCCATGGGAACCGGTGGCGCCTTTGCCGCGCCCCTCGCTCCGGCGGTGGACGGCGCCGGCGCGGGCGGGCCGGTCATCGTGATACTGGCCGACCAGCACGCCAACCTCACGTTGAAGGCCCAGGGCGCTTCCCGCACCTCGGCCACCCGCTCCGACCAGCGGTCGATCGTGTCCGACATCAAGGCCAACGGCGGTACGGGCGTACGCCAGTTGGTGAGCGTCAACGCCGTCGCTGCCCACCTGTCCGCCGCGGAGGTCGCCCGGCTGCGCGCCAACCCCGCCGTCACCGAGGTCCTCCCCGACGCGTCGATCACCGTCGACCCCGGGTCGAGTACGGCGCGTGCCAAGCCGGCCAAGCTGAACCCGGCACTGTGCCCCGCCAATCCCAAGAAGCCGTTCACCGAGCCCGAGGCTCTCTCGGTCGTGCACGCCTCGTCCGACGACCCGAAGGACAGGTCCGAAGGCAACGACATCGCGACCGGCAAGGGCGTGATCGTCGCCAACGACGGCATCAACGACCTCGCGGGCAACCCGAACTTCATCCGCAAGGACGGCACGCCCGTCGTGCTGAACGCACCGGACCCGGCCGCCGACGACAGCGACGGCGAATACTACGGTGACGCCTCGTCGATCGCCGGACAGGGCACGGTCGTCTACGACTACTCCAAGGAACTCCCCTTCTCCGGTCTGCCGAAGGGCTGCACCTTCACGATCAAGGGTGTCGCCCCGGACGCCTCGCTGGTCGACACCTCGGTCATCGACACCCCGCCCAGCGGCGCCGACGGCGCCGTGGAGCAGCCGGAGTCCGCGGTCATCGCGGGCATCGACCACGCCGTCGTGACCGAGCACGCCGACATCATCTCCGAGTCCTACGGCTTCACCCCGCGCCCCGGCCGGTACGCGGCCTTCTACGCGGCGAACGACGCCGCCATCGCGGCGGGCGTGACCGTCGTCGTCTCCTCCGGCGACAGCGGGGACTCCGGCACGGTCTCCTCACCGGCCACCGACCCGCTGGCCATCGCCGTCGGCGCGACGAACACGCTGCGCCTCAACGCGCAGGCCACCGGCTTCACCAAGTGGACGAACAACGACATCACCCCGCTGTCCTCCGGCGGCACGGCGCCCAACAACCGCGTCGTCGACCTCGCCGCGCCCGGTTACGGCGGTGAGGCGGCGTGCAATCCGAACGGCAGTGACTGCCCGACGAACACGCAGACCGAGGCCTTCGGCGGCACGAGCCAGTCGTGTCCGATCGTGGCCGGCGCCGCGGCGGACGTCATCCAGGCATACGCCGACACGCACCACGGCGCCAAGCCCGCCCCGGCCCTGGTCAAGCAGATCCTCACCAGCACCGCGACCGACATCGGCGCGCCGTCCGACCAGCAGGGATCCGGTCTGCTCAACGTCGACGCGGCCGTCAAGGCCGCCCAGCAGGAGCCCGGCACCACGCTCTCCCACCAGGGCAAGCAGGCCGGCTCCGAGGGCCTTGTCGTCAGCTCGCCGACGCAGCTGGACATCACCCACAACGCGGGCGTGAGCGCCCAGTCGGTGACGCTGTTCAACACCAGCGGCAAGGACACCGAGGTCAACGCCGCCTACCGCTCGCTGAGCCGCGCACAGCAGATCGGCAGGACCGTCACCGAGCCCGTCAGCGCTCCGGACCCGGCTCTGCCCGTCCCGGCCCAGGGCGCCCAGGCGGCCAAGCCGATCACGTTCGAGGTGCCCAAGGGCCTGGACCGGCTCGACGCCGACATGATCATCCCGGACCCGACCAACTCCACCGTCCTGGCGTACACCTTGATCGACCCCAAGGGCCGTCTGACCCAGATCTCGTACGACTACGGCACGGCGTCGACCAGGGCGGGCCGGCTGGGCACGGTGTCCAACATCCAGCACGTGGAGGTCACCGCACCGGTGGCGGGCAAGTGGCGGGCCGAGATCCGTTGGGCGAACGGCCGCGCCCACCTGCAGGAGCCGCCGATCGTGCCGGGCACGTACACCGGCACCGTCTCGTTCCGGACCACGGGTCAGCACTACGTGACCGCCCCGGCGGCGCACCGGGTGCGGATCAAGGCGCACTCCAGTGCCACCGTCCCGCTGCGGGTGAGCCTGCCGACGGCGCCCGGTGACCACCCGGAGTCGGTGCAGTTCGTCGCCGACAACGGTGCCCGGACGTCCGTTCCGGTCGCCCGCCGGACGCTGATCCCCTCGGCGGGGGGCGCGTTCGACACGACGATCACCAGTACGGTGGGACGTCAGGTCGGCCAGATCAGCACGTACAACCTGGACGTGCCGGCCGGCAAGACGGACCTGGACGTCAGCTTCAGGACGCCGGACGCGAGCGCGGACAACCCGATGACGTTCTGGCTGCTCGACCCGAACGGCACGGTCGTGCAGCAGGTGGCAGCGGCAGCGACCACCGACGCGTCGGGCCACACGACCGCGACCGCGAACCTGGTCGCACCGACCCCGGCCGCGGGCCGGTGGGAGATCGATGTGGAGCTCAACCTGACGACCAGCGGGAAGGAGTTCACCCAGGTGGTCAAGGGCGTCGCGGGCTACGACCACGCGCCGGCCGCGGCCTCTGGCCCCCAGGGGTGA
- a CDS encoding SDR family NAD(P)-dependent oxidoreductase, which translates to MEQVQGQKVAIITGASQGIGAGLVGAYRKLGYGVVANSRSIAPSEDADIVTVQGDIAEADTSRRVIEAAQRRFGRIDTVVNNAGVFIAKPFTDYTEEDFAGKIGINLAGFFHLTQGALKVMESQGGGHVVSITTSFTDSANSNVPSVLAALTKGGLNSATKSLAIEYAARGIRVNAVSPGVIKTPMHPVENHEMLGGLHPVGHMGEIGDVVDAVLFLENAPFVTGEILHVDGGQSAGH; encoded by the coding sequence ATGGAGCAGGTTCAGGGTCAGAAGGTCGCGATCATCACGGGTGCCTCGCAGGGCATCGGCGCCGGGCTGGTCGGCGCGTACCGGAAGCTGGGGTACGGCGTCGTGGCGAACTCGCGGTCGATCGCTCCGTCGGAGGACGCGGACATCGTGACCGTCCAGGGTGACATCGCGGAAGCCGACACGTCCCGCCGGGTGATCGAGGCGGCGCAGCGCCGGTTCGGCCGTATCGACACGGTGGTCAACAACGCCGGCGTCTTCATCGCCAAGCCCTTCACCGACTACACGGAGGAGGACTTCGCCGGGAAGATCGGGATCAACCTGGCCGGGTTCTTCCACCTCACCCAGGGTGCCCTGAAGGTCATGGAGAGCCAGGGCGGCGGCCATGTCGTCAGCATCACGACGAGCTTCACGGACAGCGCGAACTCGAACGTCCCGTCCGTCCTCGCCGCGCTGACCAAGGGCGGGCTGAACTCCGCGACGAAGTCGCTGGCCATCGAGTACGCGGCTCGCGGCATCCGGGTCAACGCCGTGTCGCCCGGAGTCATCAAGACGCCGATGCACCCGGTGGAGAACCACGAGATGCTGGGCGGTCTGCACCCCGTCGGTCACATGGGTGAGATCGGCGATGTCGTCGACGCCGTGCTCTTCCTGGAGAACGCCCCGTTCGTGACCGGCGAGATCCTGCACGTCGACGGCGGCCAGAGCGCCGGTCACTGA